One Triticum dicoccoides isolate Atlit2015 ecotype Zavitan chromosome 5B, WEW_v2.0, whole genome shotgun sequence genomic window carries:
- the LOC119312553 gene encoding dnaJ homolog subfamily B member 8-like produces the protein MALSVHAAAVAAPRLLPPPSLHRSAPSTAPPLLPLLRAVASLRSGPSSSRWTRRASVRVRAGAGGGGRRRESPYEVLGVAPSAAPADIKRAYRRLALKYHPDVNKEANAQEKFLRIKHAYNTLMNSESRSKYASSSSSPDSSWSPGSSKPADAEEDFYGFGDFLKDLQTEFQNWEAGLNSEQKPNSLWEELSAIGEEFVEFLENELNIDGSSTEEDDANDPYTQFGGKGGNAQGDKKGTNSSDDGVSDIESVLEQLKKELGLS, from the exons ATGGCGCTGTCGGTgcacgccgccgccgtcgccgccccgcgtctCCTCCCCCCTCCCTCGCTCCACCGCTCTGCTCCGAGCACggcgcctcctctcctccccctcctccgcgCCGTCGCCTCCCTCCGCTCGGGCCCCAGCTCCTCCCGGTGGACGCGGCGGGCGAGCGTGCGGGTGCGCGCAGGCGCCGGCGGCGGAGGGCGGAGGAGGGAGTCCCCGTACGAGGTGCTCGGCGTGGcgccatcggccgcgcccgccgacATCAAGCGCGCGTACCGGCGCCTCGCGCTCAAGTACCACCCGGACGTCAACAAGGAG GCGAATGCTCAGGAGAAGTTTCTGAGGATCAAgcacgcctacaacacgctgatgAACTCGGAGAGCCGATCCAAGTacgcgagcagcagcagcagccctgaTTCTTCGTGGTCTCCCGGGAGCAGCAAGCCAGCTGATGCAGAAGAGGATTTCTATGGGTTTG GGGATTTCCTTAAAGACCTGCAAACAGAATTTCAGAACTGGGAGGCTGGCCTGAACTCAGAGCAGAAACCTAACAGCCTGTGGGAAGAACTGTCA GCGATTGGTGAGGAGTTTGTTGAGTTCCTGGAGAACGAACTGAACATCGACGGCTCGAGCACCGAGGAAGACGACGCGAACGATCCGTACACGCAGTTTGGAGGGAAAGGCGGAAATGCCCAGGGTGACAAGAAAGGAACAAACAGCTCCGACGATGGCGTGTCCGACATAGAGTCCGTCCTCGAGCAGCTGAAGAAGGAGCTTGGGCTCAGCTGA
- the LOC119312554 gene encoding uncharacterized protein LOC119312554 has product MATPEPEASSAAADAVALAVARDEAAEEEEEDAAEGEGEGMEVVVPIGAQKHDPAWKHCLMVRLAGRDRLKCVYCGKHFLGGGIHRFKEHLARRPGNACCCPDVPADVEALMHRSLDDVAAKKLRKRALAAAMAAVASADPSPAALPPASSPSPSPSASNADLASPIHVLPLSQAPRAEDTPLSQTGWSGGGAAKRRKKVLTVRRAPASAPQAQQQPLQPATPAPQTQPPHQTIMALDATATAPPSSRHADPAAGSDREQVCMAVGRFLYDAGVPLEAVNSVHFQPMVDAIASMGGRPEVFSYHDFRGCVLKKSLGEVTAQLEFYKGSWARTGCSVLSDEWTADKGRTLMTFSVYCPEGTMFLKSVDATDIVTSSDALFELLKSVVEEVGEKNVVQVITKNSEIHAAAGKRLGETFPTLFWSPCTFRCIDGMLEDFSKAVAVSEIISNAKTITGFLYSSALALSLMKKHLQGKDLLVPAETRAAMNFVTLKNMYSLKEDLQAMVSSDEWVHCLLPKIPGGIEVSNIVSNSQFWSSCALVVRATEPLVHLLKLVGSNKRPAMGYVYAGLYKAKAAIKKELLKKSDYMPYWNIIDQRWDKHMQRPLHSAGFFLNPLFFDGIRDNISNEIFSGMLDCVERLVSDVKIQDKIQKELNMYRSEAAGDFRRQMAIRARRTLPPAEWWYMYGGACPNLTRLAVRILSQTCSAKGCDRTHIPFEPLHDQRMNIFERQRMHHLTFVQCNLRLQNRQQYKANAFDPISVDYIDIVDDWVVDRSALFSGPTEQPNWMEISQPFNWTPSAGPGDEFESFIEGVDDEMIQGASRGIQADDDDKDDSNHEESSNLDKPVN; this is encoded by the exons ATGGCGACCCCGGAGCCGGAGGCGtcatcggcggcggcggacgcggtggcgctggcggtggcgagggacgaggcggcggaggaggaggaggaggacgcggcggagggggagggcgaggggaTGGAGGTGGTGGTGCCGATCGGGGCGCAGAAGCACGACCCGGCGTGGAAGCACTGCCTCATGGTGCGCCTGGCGGGGCGGGACCGCCTCAAGTGCGTCTACTGCGGCAAGCACTTCCTCGGCGGCGGCATCCACCGCTTCAAGGAGCACCTCGCGCGCCGCCCGGGCAACGCCTGCTGCTGCCCCGACGTCCCCGCCGACGTCGAGGCCCTCATGCACCGCAGCCTCGacgacgtcgccgccaagaagctgcgcaagcgcgccctcgccgccgccatggccgccgtcgccTCCGCCGACCCCTCGCCCGCCGCCTTGCCGCCGGCCTCCTCGCCATCCCCCTCCCCCTCCGCCTCCAACGCCGACCTGGCCAGCCCCATCCACGTCCTCCCGCTCAGCCAGGCCCCCCGCGCCGAGGACACGCCGCTGTCCCAGACGGGGTGGAGCGGCGGGGGTGCTGccaagaggaggaagaaggtgctgACGGTGAGGCGCGCTCCTGCTTCTGCTCCGCAGGCCCAGCAGCAGCCCCTCCAGCCTGCTACTCCTGCCCCCCAGACGCAGCCTCCTCACCAGACTATCATGGCGCTCGATGCGACAGCAACAGCGCCTCCGTCGTCGAGGCATGCCGATCCGGCTGCTGGCTCGGACAGGGAGCAGGTTTGCATGGCGGTCGGCAGGTTTCTGTATGACGCCGGTGTGCCACTGGAGGCGGTGAATTCCGTGCATTTCCAGCCGATGGTCGACGCCATTGCGTCCATGGGAGGGAGGCCCGAGGTGTTCTCGTACCATGACTTCCGCGGCTGTGTTCTGAAGAAGTCGCTGGGCGAAGTGACGGCTCAGTTGGAGTTCTACAAGGGGTCATGGGCCCGCACAGGGTGCTCAGTGTTGTCCGATGAGTGGACGGCTGACAAAGGCAGGACCTTGATGACCTTTTCTGTGTATTGCCCTGAAGGTACCATGTTTCTGAAATCGGTCGATGCAACGGATATCGTCACATCATCAGATGCATTGTTTGAGCTGCTGAAGAGTGTTGTTGAGGAAGTTGGAGAGAAAAATGTCGTCCAGGTGATCACAAAGAACTCTGAGATTCATGCAGCCGCAGGGAAAAGGTTAGGTGAAACATTTCCTACGCTGTTCTGGTCTCCATGCACTTTCCGGTGCATCGATGGTATGCTTGAAGATTTCAGCAAGGCGGTGGCAGTTAGTGAGATCATTAGCAATGCAAAGACCATCACTGGATTTTTGTACAGCAGTGCTCTTGCATTGAGTTTGATGAAGAAACATCTACAGGGGAAGGATCTGCTAGTTCCTGCAGAGACTCGTGCTGCTATGAACTTTGTGACACTGAAAAACATGTACAGTCTGAAGGAAGATTTGCAAGCCATGGTCAGTTCAGATGAATGGGTACACTGCCTGCTGCCAAAGATACCCGGAGGGATAGAAGTGAGCAATATTGTTAGCAATTCGCAATTTTGGTCTTCATGTGCCTTAGTTGTTCGTGCCACCGAACCACTTGTGCATCTTCTTAAGCTGGTAGGTAGCAACAAGAGGCCTGCTATGGGGTATGTTTATGCTGGATTATACAAAGCCAAAGCAGCAATCAAGAAAGAGCTACTGAAGAAGAGCGACTATATGCCTTACTGGAACATTATTGACCAGAGATGGGACAAGCACATGCAGCGACCGCTTCATTCAGCTGGTTTCTTCCTAAATCCACTGTTTTTTGACGGAATTAGAGATAACATATCGAATGAGATTTTCTCAGGAATGCTAGACTGTGTAGAAAGGCTGGTGTCTGATGTCAAAATCCAAGATAAAATTCAGAAGGAGCTTAACATGTATCGGAGCGAGGCAGCTGGGGATTTTCGTAGGCAAATGGCTATCCGAGCCCGGCGTACTTTACCTCCTG CTGAGTGGTGGTATATGTATGGCGGAGCATGCCCGAATTTAACACGTTTGGCAGTACGTATCCTCAGTCAAACCTGCAGCGCTAAAGGGTGTGATCGGACACACATTCCTTTCGAACCACTCCATGACCAAAGAATGAATATTTTTGAACGTCAACGAATGCATCATCTCACCTTTGTTCAATGCAACCTGCGGCTACAAAACAG GCAACAATACAAGGCGAATGCATTTGATCCAATCTCGGTAGACTACATAGACATAGTTGATGACTGGGTGGTGGATAGATCTGCACTGTTCTCTGGACCGACGGAGCAGCCAAACTGGATGGAGATTAGTCAACCATTCAACTGGACCCCATCAGCAGGACCGGGCGATGAATTCGAGTCCTTCATTGAAG GAGTCGATGATGAGATGATCCAAGGCGCTTCCCGAGGAATCCAGGCCGATGATGACGACAAAGATGATTCCAATCATGAAGAGAGCTCTAACTTGGATAAACCTGTAAACTAA
- the LOC119312555 gene encoding protein KTI12 homolog has protein sequence MALVVMCGQPCSGKSEAAACLAAALRSSVPDVTVRVIDESSLHLGRNESYKDMVVEKNLRGVLRSEVDRSVSRDGIIIVDSLNNIKGYRYELWCLARASGIRYCAFFCDTEVDHCRDWNVKRQEKGEPSYDSNIFEDLARRFERPDSRSRWDSPLFELFPSREEIVESSPVIAEAVSYLTKKVDSKTRDVKVLQPTIATQSVRTTEGNSLYEMDKATQEVVSAIVEAQSGGLGLAMNKISLGADLPTINLRRSVGLPELRSLRRTFIKLAGQYSLSGRPPPTDADSAKRMFVDYLNREIGG, from the exons ATGGCGCTCGTGGTGATGTGCGGGCAGCCGTGCAGCGGCAAGTCAGAGGCTGCAGCTTGTCTCGCTGCCGCTCTTCGCTCCTCCGTGCCTGATGTCACTGTCCGCGTCATTGATGAGTCATCGCTCCATCTTGGACGCAATGAAAGCTACAAAG ATATGGTTGTGGAGAAAAACTTAAGAGGAGTTTTGAGATCAGAAGTTGATAGGTCCGTGTCACGGGATGGCATAATCATCGTGGATTCTCTGAACAATATTAAG GGGTACCGATACGAGCTTTGGTGTCTTGCGCGTGCTTCGGGAATAAGATATTGTGCG TTCTTTTGTGATACAGAAGTGGACCATTGTAGGGATTGGAACGTCAAGCGTCAGGAGAAAGGAGAACCCTCATATGATAGCAATAT ATTTGAAGATCTGGCAAGGAGATTTGAGAGGCCTGATAGTCGTAGCCGCTGGGATTCCCCTCTTTTTGAATTGTTTCCATCTAGAG AGGAAATTGTGGAATCTTCCCCTGTTATTGCTGAGGCTGTATCATATTTGACTAAGAAAGTGGATTCGAAAACAAGAGATGTGAAAGTTCTCCAGCCTACAATAGCTACTCAGTCT GTACGGACTACTGAGGGTAATTCGCTCTACGAGATGGACAAAGCAACACAG GAGGTGGTCAGTGCAATTGTGGAGGCACAGTCTGGTGGTCTTGGGCTTGCCATGAATAAGATTTCTCTTGGAGCCGACTTGCCAACT ATTAATCTTCGAAGATCGGTTGGCCTGCCTGAGCTACGGAGCCTCCGACGCACGTTCATCAAGCTGGCAGGGCAGTACAGCTTGAGCGGGCGACCCCCACCAACAGATGCCGACAGCGCGAAGAGGATGTTTGTTGACTACTTGAACCGAGAAATCGGTGGGTGA